In Rhizobium sp. WSM4643, the following are encoded in one genomic region:
- a CDS encoding YcaO-like family protein, with amino-acid sequence MSPRETLSRVEPLLAGFGITRVARHTGLDDIGIPVWCAYAPNSRSIVIAQGKGLTDIDAKVSTIMEALERAVAGEPAVDLVHGTSSRLQAMGCKTDTLNCLTALHKPDLGPDEETEWVAGIDILTGEEVYVPFEAVVLDRTRDARYWMSSDGLASGNNAEEAIFHGVLERIERDAHVLWQVGAEADRYAGCVDPRGFQDVALDGLIDKIETSGLALRLFDITSDIAIPCFTAMLGPGDAVLGSRDLHGNRDIRLVEVTGGTGAHPSPVRAAIRAVTEAVQSRLTYISGARDDISPATFSRSLPPLMRQAFAAVAAPPAAAIGLDAVARHGQQDLARLLQHVLDQLRGRRIASVIAVRLSDDTLPFSVVKIVIPELENPEGERAQRFGTRALARAIGF; translated from the coding sequence ATGTCGCCGCGAGAAACCCTTTCCCGCGTCGAACCTCTTTTGGCCGGGTTCGGCATTACCAGGGTTGCGCGACATACCGGACTGGACGACATCGGAATCCCCGTCTGGTGTGCATATGCCCCGAATTCCCGCTCGATCGTGATTGCCCAGGGAAAGGGCCTGACCGATATTGACGCCAAAGTATCCACTATCATGGAAGCCCTCGAACGGGCGGTTGCCGGCGAACCCGCCGTCGATCTCGTCCACGGCACCTCTTCCCGTCTGCAGGCGATGGGATGCAAGACCGACACGCTGAACTGCCTGACCGCTCTTCATAAACCCGATCTTGGACCGGACGAGGAGACGGAATGGGTTGCCGGCATCGATATCCTCACCGGCGAGGAGGTCTATGTCCCCTTTGAAGCGGTGGTGCTCGACCGCACGCGTGACGCGCGATACTGGATGTCTTCAGACGGCCTGGCGTCGGGAAACAATGCCGAGGAGGCGATCTTTCATGGCGTTCTGGAGCGTATCGAGCGTGACGCCCATGTGCTGTGGCAGGTGGGCGCGGAAGCGGATCGTTATGCCGGCTGCGTCGATCCCCGCGGCTTCCAGGACGTCGCTTTGGACGGGCTGATCGACAAGATCGAAACATCGGGATTGGCGCTCAGGCTCTTCGATATCACCAGCGACATCGCAATCCCCTGTTTCACCGCCATGCTGGGTCCTGGGGATGCCGTGCTTGGTTCCCGGGACCTTCACGGAAACAGGGACATTCGCCTCGTCGAGGTGACCGGCGGCACCGGCGCTCACCCGTCTCCCGTGCGCGCGGCCATTCGGGCGGTGACGGAAGCCGTGCAATCTCGGTTGACCTATATCAGCGGAGCCCGCGACGATATCTCTCCCGCAACTTTCTCACGATCCTTGCCGCCGCTGATGCGGCAGGCCTTCGCTGCGGTTGCCGCACCGCCGGCTGCCGCCATCGGCCTTGATGCGGTTGCCAGACATGGGCAGCAGGATCTGGCCCGCTTGCTGCAGCATGTGCTTGACCAGCTACGCGGCAGGCGGATCGCTTCGGTGATCGCCGTGCGCCTCAGCGACGACACGCTTCCCTTCAGTGTCGTCAAGATTGTCATCCCCGAGCTCGAAAATCCGGAGGGGGAGCGTGCCCAGCGGTTCGGAACAAGGGCGCTTGCCAGGGCAATAGGGTTTTGA
- a CDS encoding peptide antibiotic resistance protein, which produces MLHLQTFGDLRLIETNGDPVRYPIKGLLMMAHLYAGADHELSRYELAQFLWNDVEADLARLNLRKLLSRIRDTDGGRAEMPFDFTATTVRLDTQAVSSDLDIFRTGGSPLERLNAIAELTQRGFIGNIKPATKLIEAWIRAQRDAQALQLRQALLDALPDAQKPGAARTISSAALQILERDPNDEQVRALLHRLSGGSSLNERLPNGDDHARVQVKRSEAGGQTTADIERISPIPLILPRLVLLPPTSKHADAGLALANALIEDVTIELCALRNISIVAPHTAGQIRRDSEKAAVVARHSIAYLLDTRLSEEGLFAQLVYFPTDEIIWANRFAMTPDILPRQRRLIAQQLTLSVASELAENEEERLRFEANPKAYHSYLVGSSLMSRLTLPHIRRARKAFKQSLLHKLDFSPSFTGLARTFTSEWLVTAQGNNELLHLAEQNALRAIERDPESAAGHRELGVTKLYLGDVDASVAALRLAEELSPHFADVIYSHADTLVHASRPGDALAKIKKAISLNPIAPDAYLWCAAGASFFLEQYEEAIAYVEAMKDKAPAHRIAAASCAMIGDRKRALFHRQRVASINPAFDVEKWLAIVPFKEHWQKELYREGLLKAGF; this is translated from the coding sequence GTGCTCCATCTGCAGACATTCGGCGATCTGCGGTTGATCGAGACGAATGGCGACCCGGTTCGTTATCCGATCAAGGGCCTGTTGATGATGGCCCATCTCTATGCCGGCGCGGACCATGAACTCAGCCGTTATGAATTGGCTCAGTTTCTATGGAACGACGTCGAAGCTGACCTGGCGCGGCTCAATCTGCGCAAACTGCTTTCCCGCATCCGCGATACAGACGGCGGTCGCGCGGAAATGCCCTTCGATTTCACCGCCACCACGGTTCGTCTCGACACGCAGGCAGTTTCCAGCGATCTGGATATCTTTCGCACAGGCGGTTCGCCGCTGGAGCGGCTGAACGCGATCGCCGAACTGACCCAGCGCGGCTTCATCGGAAATATCAAACCAGCGACAAAGCTGATAGAAGCGTGGATCAGGGCGCAACGGGACGCTCAGGCGCTGCAGTTGCGGCAGGCACTGCTGGATGCGCTGCCGGACGCGCAAAAGCCCGGCGCGGCGCGCACCATTTCCAGCGCCGCCCTGCAGATCCTCGAACGGGATCCGAATGACGAGCAGGTCAGAGCCTTGCTGCACCGGCTATCCGGCGGTTCGTCCCTCAATGAGAGATTGCCGAACGGCGACGACCATGCCCGGGTACAGGTGAAGCGGTCAGAGGCCGGTGGTCAGACAACTGCCGACATCGAACGTATATCGCCGATACCGCTGATCTTGCCTCGCCTGGTGCTGCTTCCTCCGACATCGAAACATGCCGATGCCGGACTTGCGCTTGCCAACGCCCTGATCGAAGACGTTACAATCGAACTCTGCGCGCTACGAAACATTTCCATCGTCGCGCCGCATACGGCCGGCCAGATCCGCCGCGATTCCGAGAAGGCTGCCGTGGTCGCGCGTCATTCGATCGCCTATCTTCTGGATACGAGGCTCTCCGAAGAGGGATTATTCGCCCAGCTGGTTTACTTTCCCACGGACGAGATTATCTGGGCCAATCGCTTTGCGATGACGCCCGATATATTGCCACGGCAAAGACGGTTGATCGCGCAGCAACTGACCTTATCGGTGGCAAGCGAGCTGGCTGAAAACGAGGAAGAGCGACTACGCTTCGAAGCCAACCCGAAAGCTTATCATTCCTATCTCGTCGGCTCGAGCCTGATGAGCAGGTTGACGTTGCCGCATATCCGCCGGGCAAGGAAGGCATTCAAGCAGTCCCTGTTGCATAAGCTGGATTTTTCTCCGTCATTTACCGGGCTGGCCAGGACCTTCACCAGCGAGTGGCTCGTGACGGCGCAGGGAAACAACGAGCTGCTGCATCTGGCCGAGCAGAATGCGCTTCGGGCCATCGAGCGGGATCCAGAATCGGCGGCGGGTCATCGCGAGCTTGGCGTCACCAAACTCTATCTCGGCGATGTCGATGCCAGTGTCGCCGCACTTCGTCTGGCGGAAGAACTCAGCCCGCATTTTGCCGATGTCATCTACAGCCATGCCGACACGCTGGTGCATGCATCGCGCCCGGGCGATGCGCTCGCCAAGATCAAAAAGGCGATTTCGCTCAATCCGATTGCGCCTGACGCCTATCTCTGGTGTGCTGCGGGAGCGAGTTTCTTCCTGGAACAATACGAGGAGGCCATCGCCTATGTCGAGGCGATGAAAGACAAAGCGCCGGCCCATCGCATTGCTGCGGCCAGTTGCGCAATGATCGGCGATCGAAAACGGGCGCTTTTCCATCGGCAACGGGTCGCAAGCATCAACCCGGCCTTCGACGTCGAGAAATGGCTTGCCATCGTTCCCTTCAAAGAGCATTGGCAAAAAGAGCTGTATCGGGAGGGCCTATTGAAGGCCGGTTTTTAA
- a CDS encoding helix-turn-helix domain-containing protein, with amino-acid sequence MKAKSPNSIDVYVGNRVRVRRKTLGMTQNGLAELLGITFQQIQKYEKGTNRIGASRLQRISEILRVPVGFFFENGGAGPIEGETSELNKFLSSKEGLALNKAFIAIEDPNIRQKLVALAKSLAAAGLPESDSELHDSVVNS; translated from the coding sequence ATGAAGGCTAAATCGCCGAATTCGATCGACGTCTATGTTGGCAACCGCGTGAGAGTTCGGCGGAAGACGCTCGGGATGACCCAGAACGGCTTGGCCGAACTTCTCGGCATTACCTTCCAGCAGATCCAGAAATACGAAAAAGGAACGAATAGAATAGGCGCCAGCCGCCTTCAGCGCATATCCGAGATTCTTCGCGTGCCCGTCGGCTTTTTCTTCGAGAACGGCGGCGCCGGACCAATCGAGGGCGAGACGAGCGAATTGAACAAGTTTTTGTCCTCGAAGGAGGGGCTGGCGCTCAACAAGGCATTCATCGCCATCGAGGACCCGAATATCAGGCAAAAGCTGGTTGCGTTAGCCAAAAGCCTGGCAGCCGCGGGGTTGCCTGAAAGCGACAGTGAGTTGCACGATTCGGTTGTGAACAGCTGA
- a CDS encoding DUF6030 family protein produces the protein MPDNSSSAYAKQPVGKPRIPVVFWLLLAISLSLVMGTVLLSNDMKHLKTVSHYFGFDLFPHEVRPPPPKPLPRPMPPASFKLPLHAIEPPMVEAASTFLRTWRISGAAMCAALRNAGIETSDWAAASFNADTFECFFEQSGKREKDQLPKSIFVIVRGNAAGTINNMRVKIINPETDRNGQLDPGILRIFEIMLRQPQWLDFHETLNAIKNLRDIKEDGFGASISFTREVLNPGNYNFTLSLDATSGAQKRTRNYFSGRIWLPLPDPAVETGSPQPEAVSRPPDAEAPAESREHPH, from the coding sequence TTGCCCGATAATTCGTCGTCCGCATATGCGAAACAGCCGGTGGGAAAACCGCGGATTCCCGTGGTCTTCTGGTTGCTGCTGGCGATTTCCCTCTCACTGGTCATGGGGACGGTGCTGCTTTCCAACGACATGAAACACTTAAAGACAGTCAGCCATTATTTTGGCTTCGATCTTTTTCCCCATGAGGTGAGGCCGCCTCCACCCAAACCCCTTCCCCGCCCGATGCCCCCAGCCAGCTTTAAGCTTCCCTTGCATGCCATCGAACCGCCGATGGTAGAGGCCGCGTCGACTTTTCTACGGACATGGCGGATATCCGGCGCCGCGATGTGTGCGGCACTGCGCAATGCCGGCATCGAGACCAGCGATTGGGCAGCGGCGAGCTTCAACGCCGATACATTCGAGTGCTTTTTCGAGCAGAGCGGCAAGCGGGAAAAGGATCAGCTCCCAAAGTCCATCTTCGTCATCGTTCGCGGCAACGCCGCCGGCACGATCAACAATATGCGCGTGAAAATCATCAATCCCGAGACTGATCGAAATGGCCAGCTCGATCCCGGCATTCTGCGAATTTTCGAAATCATGCTGCGGCAACCGCAGTGGCTCGATTTTCACGAGACCCTGAACGCGATCAAGAATCTGAGGGACATCAAGGAAGACGGATTCGGAGCCAGCATCAGCTTCACCCGCGAGGTGCTCAATCCCGGGAATTACAATTTCACACTCTCGCTGGATGCGACTTCAGGAGCTCAGAAAAGAACGAGAAACTATTTTTCCGGCAGAATATGGCTGCCATTGCCGGACCCCGCGGTCGAGACCGGCAGCCCACAACCGGAAGCAGTCTCCAGGCCTCCCGATGCCGAGGCCCCGGCAGAAAGTCGGGAACACCCGCATTAG
- a CDS encoding endo-1,4-beta-xylanase, with amino-acid sequence MNRRRFLASLPLALLYVRAGQALAQVPAAAGLRALADKKSFRFGSAIDLQNINDPIASEIYIDNVNSITPRNELKWNATEKRPGVFSFGSADRMVAFARKNNMKVYGHTLIWYRVPGWVSDITDAKTIQAAMNRHIKQVVTRYKNSIDAWDVVNEPLEYDAPDLRDCVFRRLLGDDYIRMSFDMAHQANPDATLVLNETHLEKKSDVFEQKRARILKIVEDLVAKKTPINAVGLQAHFRPGLDRIDPEGMGRFCAALKDMGVGVFITELDASCHFLNRDKALTPASYADIFSDVITVAAEHGDLKGVTVWGMSEKYGERDEKAADPAAACTKRVNLYDENNAPRSAVDGVRRAIEAM; translated from the coding sequence ATGAATAGAAGACGTTTCCTCGCCTCGCTTCCGCTCGCGCTGTTATATGTTCGTGCAGGCCAGGCCTTGGCACAGGTGCCTGCCGCTGCAGGCTTACGCGCCCTTGCCGACAAGAAGTCGTTCCGATTCGGATCGGCAATCGACCTGCAAAACATCAACGATCCAATCGCTTCCGAGATCTACATCGACAACGTCAATTCGATAACGCCGCGAAACGAGCTGAAGTGGAATGCGACGGAAAAAAGACCAGGCGTTTTCAGCTTCGGCAGTGCTGACCGCATGGTTGCATTTGCACGCAAAAACAACATGAAGGTTTATGGCCATACGCTGATCTGGTATCGCGTCCCGGGCTGGGTGTCTGATATCACGGACGCAAAGACCATTCAGGCGGCGATGAACCGTCATATAAAACAGGTTGTCACTCGCTATAAGAACTCGATCGATGCTTGGGATGTGGTCAACGAACCGTTGGAGTATGATGCACCGGATCTGCGGGATTGTGTTTTCCGACGCCTTCTTGGCGACGATTATATTCGTATGAGTTTCGACATGGCGCACCAGGCCAATCCCGACGCAACGCTGGTACTCAACGAAACGCATCTGGAGAAAAAATCCGACGTGTTCGAACAGAAGCGCGCGCGCATCTTGAAAATCGTCGAGGATCTCGTGGCAAAAAAAACGCCGATCAATGCGGTGGGGCTGCAAGCGCATTTCCGCCCCGGACTCGACCGGATCGATCCGGAAGGAATGGGGCGCTTCTGTGCGGCGTTGAAGGACATGGGTGTCGGCGTTTTCATCACCGAACTGGATGCGTCCTGCCACTTCCTGAACCGCGACAAAGCCCTCACGCCGGCATCCTACGCCGATATTTTCAGTGACGTGATCACCGTGGCGGCCGAACATGGCGACTTGAAAGGCGTGACAGTATGGGGCATGTCGGAAAAATACGGCGAGCGCGATGAGAAAGCGGCCGATCCCGCCGCCGCTTGCACGAAGCGTGTTAATCTTTACGACGAAAATAATGCGCCAAGAAGTGCGGTTGACGGTGTCCGGCGGGCAATAGAGGCGATGTGA
- a CDS encoding glycosyltransferase has translation MKKAVIYVEKFLPASQAFVLNQAVAFRTFEAEILAGSRISSAHTKKSTVPVHDIRRSPIARAGELLLKIPQIGLPFLFPAIGKADLVHAHFGKNGYVIGPLARAAGKPLVTTFHGFDATYRGDPKKPGGFNQVRFFAKGRSEMASWNSWNIAVSDFIRDRLLALGFPAERVYRHHIGIDLDLFKMEPRPRKKGLVVSIARFVDYKGHRFMIDALSRVAAAGTPVEFVMVGQGPLKEEIEALARRSLPSVTIHENLSQTEIRDLLASAELYLHGSVTLDNGHAEAFGLANLEAEAVGTPVVAFRSGGVGEAIEEGKTGYLVEERDVAGMADAVGRLLNDQTLWTAFSARAPLLVAERFDLRRQTGTLEDYYSSVLDEFSSRGRT, from the coding sequence ATGAAAAAAGCCGTTATTTATGTGGAAAAATTTTTGCCTGCCAGCCAGGCATTTGTTCTCAACCAGGCGGTAGCGTTTCGTACTTTCGAAGCTGAAATTCTTGCCGGCTCGCGAATTTCTTCGGCGCATACAAAAAAATCCACTGTTCCGGTTCATGACATCCGTCGGTCTCCCATTGCGCGGGCCGGTGAACTGCTGCTGAAAATCCCGCAGATCGGCCTTCCCTTCCTCTTTCCTGCGATCGGCAAAGCCGATCTCGTTCACGCCCATTTCGGTAAGAACGGCTATGTCATTGGCCCGCTGGCCCGGGCCGCCGGCAAGCCGCTCGTCACGACGTTTCACGGCTTCGATGCCACCTATCGCGGCGACCCGAAAAAGCCGGGCGGCTTCAATCAGGTGCGTTTCTTCGCCAAGGGCCGGAGCGAGATGGCCAGCTGGAACAGCTGGAACATCGCCGTTTCCGATTTCATCCGCGACCGGCTGCTGGCCCTCGGCTTTCCAGCCGAACGCGTCTATCGCCATCATATCGGCATCGATCTCGATCTCTTCAAAATGGAACCCCGCCCCCGAAAAAAAGGGCTCGTGGTTTCAATTGCCCGCTTCGTCGACTATAAGGGCCATCGTTTCATGATCGACGCGCTTTCGCGTGTGGCCGCCGCCGGCACCCCGGTCGAATTCGTCATGGTCGGCCAGGGTCCCTTGAAGGAGGAAATCGAAGCACTGGCGCGTCGTTCCTTGCCAAGCGTCACGATCCATGAAAATCTGTCGCAGACTGAGATAAGAGATCTGCTCGCCAGTGCGGAGCTCTATCTCCATGGAAGTGTGACCCTCGACAATGGTCACGCCGAAGCTTTCGGCCTCGCAAATCTCGAGGCGGAAGCCGTTGGTACTCCGGTCGTCGCATTTCGCTCGGGAGGCGTCGGCGAAGCGATCGAAGAGGGGAAAACTGGTTATCTCGTGGAGGAGCGGGATGTCGCGGGAATGGCGGACGCGGTCGGAAGACTGCTCAACGACCAGACCCTGTGGACAGCCTTTAGCGCGCGGGCACCGCTTCTGGTGGCCGAGCGCTTCGACTTACGTCGTCAGACGGGGACGCTCGAGGACTATTACAGTTCCGTGCTAGACGAATTTTCCAGCCGGGGTCGGACTTGA
- a CDS encoding acyltransferase, with product MVQTGKKPKWGLNVFRPLRNGFVKAKWLYYTKFWGMDIDPTASFSLSVRFDKTNPRGLHIGAETYVAFEAAILTHDLTRGLYLHTRIGKRCFIGARSIILPGIEIGDESVIGSGSVVTKSVPPRSLVAGNPAKIIRSDIKIISRYGRMDPDSGYRPDAEFQKS from the coding sequence ATGGTGCAGACGGGAAAAAAGCCGAAGTGGGGACTGAACGTATTTCGGCCGCTACGGAACGGATTTGTGAAGGCGAAGTGGCTCTATTATACGAAATTCTGGGGAATGGACATCGATCCGACGGCGAGCTTTTCCTTGAGCGTGCGTTTCGACAAGACCAACCCTAGGGGATTGCATATCGGCGCGGAAACTTACGTCGCCTTTGAGGCTGCTATTCTGACCCACGATCTCACACGCGGGCTCTACCTTCACACGAGGATCGGCAAACGCTGCTTCATCGGCGCCCGCAGCATCATCCTGCCCGGCATCGAGATCGGCGACGAATCCGTCATCGGCTCGGGCTCGGTGGTGACCAAGAGCGTGCCGCCGCGCTCGCTCGTCGCTGGCAATCCGGCAAAGATTATCCGCAGCGACATCAAAATAATCTCCCGCTACGGCCGGATGGATCCAGACAGCGGTTACCGTCCCGATGCGGAATTCCAGAAAAGCTGA
- a CDS encoding glycosyltransferase, producing the protein MSTIKVTILFSTYNGAKTLPRMLEALTKTTLPRDQWKIVAVDNNSKDNTREILDAFLDRLPLEIYFEPRQGKENALETGFKHLDGDLVIFTDDDVIPESDWVETFLRVSEERHDFNIFSGLIKPAWDVTPPEWVLSWAPLNILYADNSKVPVGEIPSAWVHGPNCAYRRASLGDAYRTNAGLGPNASVAQYAMGQDTMFAIGIDAKAYHTDAAVVGHIVPADYLSEKWILGRAERYGLGQPVTMPAWFKEPLFVFGIPAKSTMLMAYAFLRYFLLRWMGDAETRFKAAWEYRRRLGNFRKIRSLGQDSRGALKGDPA; encoded by the coding sequence ATGAGCACGATAAAGGTCACCATCCTTTTTTCGACCTATAATGGCGCAAAGACGCTACCCCGGATGTTGGAGGCGCTGACCAAGACGACGCTTCCGCGCGATCAGTGGAAGATCGTGGCCGTCGACAACAACAGCAAGGACAATACGCGCGAAATCCTCGACGCCTTTTTGGACCGGCTGCCGCTTGAGATCTATTTCGAGCCCAGGCAGGGAAAGGAAAATGCGCTCGAAACCGGTTTCAAGCATCTCGATGGTGATCTTGTCATCTTTACTGATGATGACGTTATCCCCGAATCAGATTGGGTTGAGACGTTTCTGCGGGTGTCGGAAGAGAGGCACGACTTCAATATCTTCAGTGGCCTCATCAAGCCCGCTTGGGACGTGACGCCTCCAGAATGGGTTCTGAGCTGGGCGCCACTCAATATCCTTTATGCCGACAATTCGAAGGTGCCGGTGGGCGAAATACCGAGTGCCTGGGTCCACGGTCCCAATTGCGCCTATCGTCGAGCGAGCCTGGGCGACGCCTACCGCACCAATGCCGGATTGGGGCCGAATGCGAGTGTTGCCCAATATGCAATGGGGCAGGATACGATGTTTGCCATCGGTATCGATGCCAAGGCATACCATACCGATGCTGCCGTTGTCGGGCACATCGTCCCTGCTGATTATCTTTCCGAGAAATGGATACTGGGGCGCGCGGAGCGCTATGGGTTGGGACAGCCAGTGACGATGCCCGCCTGGTTCAAGGAGCCCCTCTTTGTATTCGGAATTCCGGCCAAGTCCACGATGCTTATGGCTTATGCCTTTCTCAGATATTTTCTCCTGCGATGGATGGGCGACGCCGAAACGCGTTTCAAAGCCGCATGGGAATATCGGAGGCGACTTGGAAACTTTAGGAAAATTAGGTCTTTAGGGCAGGATAGCCGGGGCGCCTTGAAAGGCGATCCTGCATGA
- a CDS encoding glycosyltransferase, producing MKIAIIAPIQHPIGKPFRGGVESQLWFLTRGLVSRGHDVKLFAASDSDSSLPLHPIVDSSVLNSEHLQKHDGRWIEKYRRFQRNRIADQAYSHMIDVVCASKFDIVHNNSLSKYPLANAHRLGAPVVTTIHTPVFKEVVEGAKAARSKKGSDFVCVSRFLQESWRPYIESKVAYNGVDLNGWHFSEQPDRKRTAIWYGRINRQKAPHMAVRAALEAGFSISLYGLAEDTSYFETMVKPLLDPERAVYHGLADHSELSLAIGKASVAVFLPEWDEPFGLTFVEALACGTPIVAYQSGAAPEIIDKDSGIFVERNANVNFKQIFTEASQLSRENCRNRAKQFSMDSMLANYERIYSETIQGASVR from the coding sequence ATGAAGATTGCCATTATCGCACCCATCCAGCATCCGATCGGAAAGCCTTTTCGAGGAGGCGTTGAATCACAATTGTGGTTCCTCACGCGCGGGCTCGTCAGCCGCGGGCATGACGTAAAACTTTTCGCCGCATCAGATAGCGACAGCTCACTGCCTCTGCACCCGATCGTGGATAGCTCCGTACTGAATTCTGAGCACCTGCAGAAACATGACGGGCGGTGGATCGAAAAATATCGGCGCTTTCAAAGAAACCGGATCGCGGATCAAGCATATTCGCACATGATCGATGTGGTCTGCGCTTCCAAATTCGATATCGTGCACAACAATTCACTATCGAAATACCCCCTAGCGAATGCGCATCGACTGGGCGCTCCGGTGGTGACGACGATCCATACGCCCGTCTTCAAGGAAGTGGTTGAAGGCGCTAAGGCCGCGAGGTCTAAAAAGGGCTCGGATTTCGTTTGCGTTTCGCGATTTCTACAAGAATCTTGGCGCCCCTATATCGAAAGCAAGGTCGCCTATAACGGCGTTGATCTAAATGGCTGGCATTTCAGCGAACAACCCGATCGGAAGAGAACGGCCATATGGTATGGCCGAATAAATCGCCAGAAGGCGCCGCATATGGCGGTGCGAGCTGCCCTGGAGGCAGGATTTTCCATCTCGTTATACGGCTTGGCAGAAGACACGTCGTACTTCGAGACTATGGTGAAACCGCTGTTGGATCCTGAACGCGCAGTCTATCATGGTTTGGCGGATCATTCCGAGCTTTCACTTGCCATCGGCAAAGCGTCGGTGGCGGTATTTTTGCCTGAATGGGATGAACCCTTCGGCCTGACTTTCGTGGAGGCACTGGCTTGTGGGACGCCGATCGTTGCTTATCAAAGCGGTGCGGCACCCGAAATCATCGACAAGGACAGCGGTATTTTCGTCGAGCGGAATGCGAACGTGAATTTCAAGCAGATTTTCACTGAGGCGAGCCAGTTGTCGCGCGAGAACTGCCGTAACCGTGCAAAGCAGTTTTCGATGGATTCGATGCTTGCAAACTACGAGAGAATTTATTCCGAAACCATACAGGGAGCCAGTGTTCGCTGA
- a CDS encoding glycosyltransferase — protein sequence MNTMTTELNVVYFSLNYPELSQTFVFNEMRSLRDEGAGVRVVALRHAEVGASDLPAKYGFSNAVDFVLSPGVRPPRSRRVLQAARAMTECGVGIGAALRASMKNRANGLREMPFSLKLQVAAKLQPKSQRPVIHCHFGPAGQFMADLKKLGLGTAPLSVVFHGYDLTQYMQDKRADLYHDLFEQADLLLPISDLWHRRLIELGAPPEKIRTQRLGIDCRAFRFRERVKRSDQPLRLISVGRMTEKKGHRYILEAFAQLVASQPDLDIRLDLIGSGPLFDDIRALADHYQLGSRLVLHGSLQHDEVRTLLDEAHVFVLPSVTAADGDMEGIPVAIMEAMALGLAVISTHHSGIPELVADGKSGLLVSERDVEALSAAMQTLAVNPEKIASMGREGRNIIEENYNEEKQAKKLLAALSSIR from the coding sequence ATGAATACGATGACGACCGAGTTGAATGTTGTCTATTTCAGTCTGAACTATCCGGAGCTCAGCCAGACCTTTGTATTCAATGAGATGCGCAGTCTTCGTGATGAGGGGGCAGGTGTGCGGGTTGTCGCATTGCGCCACGCGGAAGTCGGGGCGTCCGATCTGCCGGCAAAATATGGCTTCTCGAACGCCGTAGATTTTGTGCTGTCGCCGGGCGTTCGCCCCCCCAGATCCAGAAGGGTCTTGCAAGCTGCTCGAGCAATGACGGAATGCGGTGTTGGCATTGGCGCTGCACTCCGTGCCAGCATGAAAAATCGGGCTAATGGTTTGCGCGAAATGCCCTTTTCGCTAAAGCTCCAGGTGGCTGCCAAACTGCAACCGAAAAGCCAGAGGCCGGTGATCCACTGCCATTTTGGTCCTGCCGGTCAATTCATGGCGGATCTGAAGAAGCTCGGACTCGGCACAGCGCCGCTTTCAGTGGTTTTTCATGGTTATGACCTTACCCAATATATGCAGGACAAGCGCGCCGACCTATACCACGATCTGTTCGAGCAAGCAGACCTTCTGCTGCCGATCAGCGATCTCTGGCACCGCCGTTTGATCGAACTCGGCGCGCCGCCAGAGAAGATCCGCACCCAGCGCCTTGGCATCGATTGCAGGGCCTTTCGCTTCAGGGAAAGGGTGAAAAGGTCCGACCAGCCACTACGCTTGATCTCAGTGGGCCGTATGACCGAAAAGAAAGGGCACCGCTATATTCTTGAGGCATTTGCCCAGCTGGTCGCCAGCCAGCCCGATCTCGACATCCGCCTCGACTTGATCGGATCAGGCCCGCTGTTCGATGACATTCGCGCGCTCGCCGACCATTATCAGCTAGGCAGCCGTCTCGTCTTGCACGGAAGCCTTCAGCATGACGAGGTGCGCACGCTCCTGGATGAAGCGCATGTATTCGTACTGCCGAGCGTGACAGCTGCCGATGGCGATATGGAAGGCATACCAGTTGCGATCATGGAAGCCATGGCTCTAGGCCTTGCCGTTATTAGCACACATCACAGCGGTATCCCGGAATTGGTCGCAGACGGAAAGTCCGGTCTGCTGGTCTCTGAACGCGATGTTGAGGCCTTAAGCGCGGCAATGCAAACACTTGCGGTGAACCCCGAAAAGATCGCATCGATGGGACGCGAAGGACGAAATATTATCGAAGAAAATTATAACGAAGAAAAGCAGGCCAAAAAACTCCTCGCAGCTCTGAGTAGTATAAGATGA